One segment of Ignavibacteria bacterium DNA contains the following:
- a CDS encoding DUF1819 family protein, with translation MWSAEPHYSADITAGGLKLRESRIIAGLMLQSLDREFWRENIENNNVLQVRSIGTAIRVARLVRKRLETVQPELWSIIRDGDNTVASHAVFAAAVKQSRLLADFLFHVVRHEYRTFGKLLDHRLWDAYLVGCRERDPHMPKWNDNTCIRLRSSVYQMLAQAGYLENTKSLKLQTVHLAQPVFRYFEANHEDVLLQYLQVSS, from the coding sequence CTGTGGTCTGCCGAGCCGCACTATTCCGCCGATATCACAGCTGGCGGGTTGAAGCTTAGGGAGAGTCGAATAATCGCTGGGCTTATGCTTCAGTCGCTTGATCGTGAGTTCTGGAGGGAGAACATCGAGAACAACAATGTCCTTCAGGTTCGTTCTATTGGGACGGCAATACGAGTGGCTCGACTTGTCCGAAAACGACTGGAAACTGTTCAACCGGAGTTGTGGTCCATCATTCGTGATGGAGATAACACTGTGGCGAGCCATGCGGTGTTTGCCGCTGCCGTTAAGCAAAGTCGACTTCTTGCCGACTTCTTGTTTCACGTAGTTCGACATGAATATCGCACGTTCGGTAAACTCCTGGACCACCGCCTGTGGGATGCATACCTGGTTGGGTGTAGAGAGCGTGATCCGCACATGCCGAAGTGGAATGATAATACGTGCATCCGACTACGGTCTTCTGTCTATCAGATGCTGGCACAAGCTGGGTACCTAGAGAATACGAAAAGCCTCAAACTCCAAACGGTGCACCTCGCGCAGCCTGTGTTTAGATACTTTGAGGCAAATCATGAAGATGTACTTCTACAATATCTTCAGGTGTCATCATGA
- a CDS encoding DUF1788 domain-containing protein, with protein sequence MTKLTLDERLNAILPRLISKEFLAGHGLGNEIAFYIFDYPPEDELRIRRYLAILMENLPKHSNGIRVKHVDLFDFVLSYLERRGLLDKSVILQKEKGSEALKKALAGPLHESKISAELAKVVEPEQLDLVIVSGVGKAWPLLRSHTLLNNLQSHMGNTPLVLFYPGVYDSQSLRLFGKIKSNNYYRAFKLVP encoded by the coding sequence ATGACCAAGCTGACACTAGATGAGCGCCTAAATGCTATTCTGCCAAGGTTGATCTCAAAGGAATTTCTCGCTGGCCATGGGCTTGGAAACGAGATCGCTTTCTACATCTTCGACTATCCCCCCGAAGATGAATTGCGAATACGTCGTTACCTAGCGATTCTGATGGAAAATCTTCCAAAGCATTCAAATGGCATCAGGGTCAAACACGTGGACCTCTTCGACTTTGTGCTTAGCTACCTAGAACGGCGAGGATTGCTTGATAAGTCAGTTATCCTGCAAAAAGAGAAGGGTAGCGAAGCACTGAAGAAGGCATTAGCTGGTCCTCTGCATGAATCAAAAATCAGTGCAGAGTTAGCCAAGGTGGTGGAACCAGAACAACTGGATCTTGTGATCGTATCCGGAGTAGGCAAGGCGTGGCCTCTTTTGCGCTCACATACATTGTTGAACAACCTACAGTCTCATATGGGCAATACACCTCTCGTGTTGTTCTATCCAGGGGTCTATGACTCACAGTCTCTAAGGTTATTCGGCAAGATCAAAAGCAACAATTACTACCGAGCTTTTAAGCTGGTACCATAA
- the brxC gene encoding BREX system P-loop protein BrxC, whose product MRIQELFTRDIARPINGVVKADQLDESSIWQELDEFVVTEELLKHFKKFTKWYLEANDPSARTTKSDKIGIWISGFFGSGKSHFLKVLSYLVQNGEHSFEGQSKRAVDFFESKIGEALSFADLQLAVRGQSDVILFNIDSKADHSSSSGRDLILRVFLKVFNELQGYCSDHPHIAHMERHLESKGLLDTFVRTYSGYSTAGWREDRDAYQFHRDEVVKALSETLGQSIQSAEAWVDGAESIFSLTVENFCKWVKHYLDSKGPQHRILFLADEVGQFIGSDSHLMLNLQTITEELGTICKGRAWIVVTSQEDMDSVLGDLSKSKKQDFSKIQGRFFPPLSLSSANVDEVIQARLLDKLPDARLRLVQEYEKYGDILKSQLTFEECGLTFRKYKDAEDFVKNYPFAPYQFQLIQKVFEAIRKAGATGMHLARGERSMLDAFQSAAKSVSEEQIGVLVPLYDFYPSIESFLDTAVKKTIDQAHSNPSLEPFDVHLLEVLFLIRYVDEMKGNLENLTTLCLAEIDGDKLKLRRMIEEGLGRLERETLISRSGDNYSFLTNEERDINRAIKQVDLSSGDESKLLGELIYQDVLKGQNKHRYSVNKMDFPFNCKCDSLPIGGQRDGALLLSVVSPLSDEYEMYAESKGILDSTSDGGIVLLVLDNDESLGREVRTLLQTERYISRNSDGTLPESTRRILRDCADDNRGRRSRLVGTLNDMLTAARYYVVGTPLKLKTTTPAAALYESMEYLIQNSFSKMRLISRFADDPLKEIQAVIRSNDVGKEILLIERGENNPEAMEEMRDYLRLCSMRSQQVVLHDLLEKRYALRPFGWPEEESLLLIARLYVLGEVTLIMDSAPILIDRVYEAITTPVKRRKIIVRRREAADPKVIQTARNLGNQLFGEMGPDGEDGLTSFLSKKLGEWQFTMRGYKHYSETGRYPGADDLSTSLVLIDQLVLNSDSRKFLEKFNGLEIGLLHASECFHKLDHFFRKQKPAWDRLRSSFESFRVNQLELEREVGSREALKRMTDILGDPQPYSFVKEAESLISAVKSVNDRLLDQRRVDVASLVGTQIERLEKALNGASVDATFKADLLAPLNMLIARIKSEESLAHLTQCSQEATNEYDVAIKQLERHLEEKGRPIKKQRVLVPAIVWKSGYIETNADIEKFLEQLRTEMESAILMGERIEIR is encoded by the coding sequence ATGCGTATTCAAGAACTGTTTACACGTGACATAGCCCGGCCGATCAATGGTGTTGTCAAGGCTGACCAGCTAGATGAATCGTCCATCTGGCAAGAACTGGATGAATTCGTAGTAACAGAAGAGCTGTTGAAGCACTTCAAGAAATTCACAAAGTGGTATCTCGAGGCTAATGATCCCTCCGCGCGAACAACCAAGAGTGACAAAATTGGGATATGGATCTCCGGCTTCTTTGGTTCCGGTAAGTCACATTTCCTCAAGGTGCTCTCGTACCTTGTGCAAAATGGCGAGCACTCATTTGAAGGGCAGAGTAAAAGAGCCGTTGACTTCTTTGAGAGTAAGATCGGCGAGGCACTGTCGTTTGCTGACCTTCAGCTAGCAGTAAGGGGCCAATCAGACGTCATTCTCTTCAACATTGATAGCAAGGCTGATCATTCCAGCTCATCTGGAAGAGATCTAATTCTCAGGGTATTCCTCAAGGTGTTTAATGAACTCCAAGGTTATTGCAGCGATCACCCTCATATCGCGCACATGGAGCGGCATCTAGAGTCAAAGGGTTTGCTTGACACTTTTGTCCGAACTTACTCTGGCTATTCTACCGCAGGGTGGCGGGAAGATCGAGATGCCTATCAGTTCCATAGAGATGAAGTTGTGAAGGCCCTCAGCGAGACTCTTGGCCAAAGCATTCAATCTGCCGAAGCATGGGTAGACGGCGCCGAGAGCATATTCTCACTTACAGTCGAAAACTTTTGCAAATGGGTCAAGCATTACCTCGATTCAAAGGGGCCGCAGCATCGAATCCTGTTCTTGGCTGATGAGGTGGGGCAGTTTATTGGTAGCGATTCACATCTCATGCTCAATCTTCAAACTATTACAGAAGAACTCGGTACGATCTGCAAAGGTCGCGCATGGATTGTTGTTACTTCCCAAGAGGATATGGATTCAGTGCTTGGTGATTTGAGCAAATCGAAGAAACAGGACTTCTCAAAGATTCAAGGACGGTTCTTTCCTCCGCTTTCGCTTTCTAGCGCAAATGTTGATGAGGTCATACAGGCGCGACTCCTGGACAAACTCCCGGACGCAAGGCTGCGTCTTGTGCAAGAGTATGAGAAGTATGGCGACATACTTAAAAGTCAGCTGACTTTTGAGGAATGCGGCCTAACCTTTCGCAAGTACAAGGACGCTGAAGACTTCGTCAAGAACTATCCCTTCGCGCCATATCAGTTCCAGCTCATACAGAAGGTGTTCGAAGCGATTCGTAAGGCAGGGGCTACAGGTATGCACCTGGCTCGGGGTGAGAGATCGATGCTTGATGCTTTTCAATCGGCAGCCAAGTCAGTATCGGAAGAGCAAATAGGCGTGCTTGTTCCTCTCTATGACTTCTACCCATCGATAGAGAGCTTTCTAGACACGGCGGTAAAGAAGACAATAGATCAGGCGCATTCGAATCCGAGCCTGGAGCCGTTCGATGTTCACTTGCTGGAGGTGCTATTCCTCATTCGATATGTAGATGAAATGAAAGGCAACCTTGAAAATCTGACGACCCTCTGCCTTGCTGAGATTGATGGTGACAAACTGAAGCTGCGTCGAATGATTGAAGAGGGGCTTGGAAGACTGGAACGGGAAACATTGATCAGTAGAAGTGGTGACAACTATTCCTTCTTGACCAATGAAGAACGCGATATCAACAGAGCGATCAAGCAAGTTGATCTAAGTAGTGGTGATGAATCGAAACTACTTGGTGAGTTGATTTATCAGGATGTGCTGAAAGGCCAAAACAAGCATAGGTACTCTGTCAACAAGATGGACTTCCCCTTCAACTGTAAGTGTGACTCCCTACCGATTGGCGGCCAGAGAGATGGCGCACTCCTGCTATCAGTAGTCTCGCCATTGAGTGACGAGTACGAAATGTATGCGGAAAGCAAGGGTATACTTGACAGTACTTCAGATGGTGGAATCGTTTTACTTGTGCTTGACAATGATGAAAGTCTCGGACGCGAAGTAAGAACCTTGCTACAGACCGAACGATACATCTCTCGCAATAGTGATGGAACATTGCCCGAATCGACAAGGCGGATACTCCGAGACTGCGCAGATGACAACCGTGGCCGCCGTTCTCGTCTGGTTGGGACTCTCAATGACATGCTCACAGCCGCACGATACTATGTTGTAGGTACCCCACTCAAGTTGAAGACAACAACTCCAGCAGCGGCTCTATATGAATCAATGGAGTATCTCATCCAGAACTCGTTCAGTAAGATGAGACTGATATCGCGCTTCGCGGACGATCCACTAAAGGAGATTCAGGCCGTCATTCGCAGCAATGACGTAGGAAAGGAGATCTTACTTATTGAGCGAGGCGAAAACAATCCCGAGGCAATGGAGGAGATGCGTGATTACTTACGACTATGCAGCATGAGAAGCCAGCAGGTAGTGTTGCATGATCTTCTAGAAAAGCGATATGCATTACGGCCATTCGGGTGGCCCGAAGAGGAATCTCTATTGCTTATTGCTCGATTGTATGTTCTTGGAGAAGTAACGTTGATTATGGATTCCGCCCCGATACTCATTGATAGAGTGTATGAGGCTATCACGACGCCAGTCAAGCGAAGAAAGATTATCGTTCGACGTCGTGAAGCAGCAGATCCGAAGGTGATTCAGACTGCCAGAAATCTTGGCAATCAGTTGTTCGGTGAGATGGGGCCTGACGGTGAAGATGGCCTCACTTCATTTCTCAGCAAGAAGCTAGGTGAATGGCAGTTTACAATGCGAGGCTATAAGCATTACTCTGAAACCGGCAGATACCCGGGCGCTGATGATCTATCAACAAGTCTGGTTCTCATTGACCAACTCGTCTTGAATAGTGATAGCCGAAAGTTTCTCGAGAAGTTCAATGGCCTTGAGATTGGGCTATTGCACGCGAGTGAGTGTTTTCACAAGCTAGATCATTTCTTTAGGAAGCAGAAGCCGGCATGGGACAGACTTCGGAGCTCGTTTGAGTCCTTCAGAGTTAATCAACTAGAGCTCGAACGAGAAGTTGGATCACGGGAAGCACTAAAGAGAATGACCGATATTCTAGGCGATCCGCAGCCGTATAGCTTCGTTAAAGAAGCAGAGTCGTTGATAAGTGCCGTAAAGAGCGTCAATGATAGACTGCTAGATCAACGACGAGTTGATGTTGCCTCACTTGTCGGTACACAAATTGAGAGATTAGAGAAGGCTCTCAATGGGGCTTCTGTAGATGCAACTTTCAAGGCGGACCTCCTTGCACCGCTAAACATGCTCATTGCCCGTATCAAGAGTGAGGAGAGTCTGGCGCATCTCACACAATGTTCACAAGAGGCGACCAATGAATACGATGTGGCAATCAAGCAACTTGAAAGGCACCTTGAAGAGAAGGGAAGGCCAATCAAGAAACAGCGTGTTTTAGTCCCCGCAATTGTGTGGAAGTCAGGCTACATTGAAACGAATGCCGACATCGAGAAATTTCTTGAGCAACTACGCACCGAAATGGAGAGCGCCATTCTCATGGGCGAGCGCATAGAGATACGATAG
- the pglX gene encoding BREX-1 system adenine-specific DNA-methyltransferase PglX, giving the protein MNRPRLKSYAPQARVDFIQAMKDRAAYYGITADHVSPVKEQGDVVAIAGQSYPISLGRKRQKLVKRIAENGYEQTMEALAYTWFNRIVAIRYMELKGYFDHGYRVLSHPGKKDTPELLQEAENVSLPGLKAETIIDLKIDGSKEEELYRMLLVAQCNALNEAMPFLFTRVDDEAELLLPNNLLHTDSLIRKLVANVDAEDCESVEVLGWLYQFYISERKDQVMARKSAVPTEDIPAVTQLFTPHWIVRYLVENSLGRLWLLNRPGSRLREHMPYYIEGEAETDFLKITKPEEIRLCDPAVGSGHMLTYAFDLLTLIYEEEGYAPTEIPALILRHNLYGLEICPRAAQLAELALVFKAREKSRRFFQPEHLVRPHIIELRDVRFAENELRDYIHALGLGDLFNQPMLRLLHQFEEAKNFGSLIQPCLDERAIADVRRAIEAKDLGGQLFLRETHLKVLRVLEQAEALTQRYHVVVANPPYMGAKR; this is encoded by the coding sequence ATGAACCGCCCAAGACTTAAGAGCTACGCCCCACAGGCACGAGTCGACTTCATCCAAGCGATGAAGGACCGTGCTGCGTACTATGGAATTACTGCGGACCACGTATCACCTGTGAAGGAACAGGGAGATGTTGTCGCGATCGCCGGTCAGTCGTATCCCATATCATTGGGACGGAAGCGTCAGAAGCTCGTAAAACGTATTGCCGAGAATGGGTACGAGCAGACGATGGAAGCCCTAGCGTACACGTGGTTCAACAGAATCGTTGCGATCCGTTACATGGAGTTGAAGGGCTATTTCGATCATGGCTATCGTGTTCTGAGCCATCCTGGAAAGAAGGATACTCCTGAGCTGTTGCAAGAAGCCGAAAATGTTAGTCTTCCAGGGTTGAAGGCCGAGACGATCATTGATCTGAAGATCGATGGTAGCAAAGAGGAAGAGCTTTATCGTATGCTTCTCGTTGCTCAATGCAACGCGCTCAATGAAGCAATGCCATTCCTGTTTACGCGTGTAGATGATGAAGCAGAATTGCTCTTGCCGAACAACTTGCTACATACGGATTCACTCATTCGCAAGCTGGTCGCCAATGTTGATGCGGAAGATTGTGAAAGCGTGGAAGTCCTCGGCTGGCTCTACCAGTTCTACATCTCCGAGCGGAAGGACCAGGTCATGGCCCGCAAGAGCGCCGTGCCCACCGAGGACATCCCCGCCGTCACCCAGCTCTTCACCCCGCACTGGATCGTCCGCTACCTCGTCGAAAACTCCCTCGGCCGGCTCTGGCTGCTCAATCGCCCCGGCTCCCGGCTGCGCGAGCACATGCCCTACTACATCGAGGGCGAAGCGGAGACCGACTTCCTCAAGATCACCAAGCCCGAGGAAATCCGCCTGTGCGATCCCGCCGTCGGCAGCGGGCACATGCTCACCTACGCCTTCGACCTGCTCACCCTCATCTACGAGGAGGAAGGCTACGCGCCCACCGAGATCCCCGCCCTCATCCTGCGGCACAATCTGTACGGGCTGGAGATCTGCCCCCGCGCCGCCCAGCTCGCCGAGCTGGCCCTCGTCTTCAAGGCCCGGGAAAAGTCCCGTCGCTTCTTCCAGCCGGAACACCTCGTCCGGCCCCACATCATCGAGCTGCGCGACGTGCGCTTCGCGGAAAACGAGCTGCGCGACTACATCCACGCCCTCGGGCTGGGCGACCTCTTCAATCAGCCCATGCTCCGGCTGCTCCACCAGTTCGAGGAGGCGAAGAACTTCGGCTCGCTCATCCAGCCGTGCCTCGACGAACGGGCCATCGCCGACGTCCGCCGCGCCATCGAGGCGAAGGACCTCGGCGGCCAGCTCTTCCTGCGCGAGACGCACCTCAAAGTCCTGCGCGTGCTCGAACAAGCCGAGGCGCTCACCCAGCGGTATCACGTCGTCGTGGCCAATCCGCCGTATATGGGGGCAAAGCGATGA
- the pglZ gene encoding BREX-1 system phosphatase PglZ type A — MPSTSASEMYSAYESELYQFDQLYRQFCEGADRAESRSWDVLKLLRSDIEDRYSKWYLLELALAWGKFIEQPNGLLNKWGVESVSNQYRFYDHHIRPWLDAGDTRRSFVIISDAFRYEAAQELVTVLNGKYRFAAELSSQLGVLPSYTALGMASLLPHTHLSFAGSDIMVDGKSSIASERNNVLLSVNGIACKYSDLIALKKDEGRAFIKDQRVVYIYHDTVDAIGDDGKTEGRTFEAVRTAIDELSAMVNYIVNSLNGSNIVITADHGFMYTESGRVATDKSKLNEKYDNAIVTKKRYVIGPSLPVHEAAWHGTLRTTAGVDSDLEFLIPKGANLFHFVGGARFYHGGAMLQEIVVPIVTVKHIRGKAAEGTRVKTASIHIQGANHRITANRHRFQFIQTEAVSERVKAATVKVAIYCGNEIVSDLQTVKFESASEAISDRTTWVSLVLKDRKYDKRIPCRLIVLDAETGVEQLSVEVIIDRAFSDDF; from the coding sequence ATGCCATCTACGTCCGCATCGGAGATGTATTCCGCATATGAGAGTGAACTCTATCAATTCGATCAACTCTATCGCCAGTTCTGTGAAGGGGCTGATCGTGCTGAATCAAGGTCGTGGGACGTTCTGAAACTCTTGCGCAGTGATATCGAAGACCGCTACTCAAAGTGGTATCTGCTGGAGCTTGCTTTGGCCTGGGGCAAATTCATTGAACAGCCAAATGGCCTTCTGAATAAGTGGGGTGTTGAGAGCGTCTCTAATCAGTATCGCTTCTATGATCACCACATACGCCCGTGGTTGGACGCGGGTGACACTCGCCGTTCGTTTGTCATTATAAGCGACGCATTCCGGTATGAAGCAGCTCAAGAACTTGTTACTGTGCTCAACGGCAAATATCGATTTGCTGCAGAATTGTCTTCTCAACTGGGTGTCTTGCCATCGTACACGGCCTTGGGAATGGCAAGCCTGTTGCCTCACACTCACTTGTCGTTTGCAGGTTCAGACATTATGGTAGATGGGAAGTCTAGCATCGCCAGCGAGAGAAACAACGTCCTCCTCTCTGTGAATGGTATCGCCTGTAAGTATAGTGACCTCATTGCGCTTAAGAAGGATGAAGGACGTGCATTCATTAAGGATCAACGTGTTGTGTATATCTATCACGATACCGTAGATGCAATCGGGGATGACGGGAAAACAGAAGGCCGAACCTTCGAAGCAGTGCGAACCGCAATAGATGAGCTCAGTGCCATGGTAAACTATATCGTGAATAGTCTTAATGGCAGCAATATCGTGATCACGGCTGATCATGGCTTCATGTATACTGAGTCTGGTAGGGTTGCTACTGACAAGAGCAAGTTGAATGAGAAGTACGATAACGCGATCGTCACAAAGAAGCGCTATGTCATTGGACCATCTCTCCCGGTCCATGAAGCTGCTTGGCATGGGACACTGCGTACGACTGCTGGCGTGGATAGCGACCTAGAGTTTCTGATTCCCAAAGGGGCGAATCTGTTCCACTTCGTTGGTGGGGCACGCTTCTACCATGGTGGGGCTATGCTACAAGAGATCGTAGTGCCAATTGTTACCGTCAAACACATACGTGGTAAGGCGGCAGAAGGCACGAGAGTTAAGACAGCGTCTATTCACATCCAAGGTGCAAATCATAGGATTACAGCGAATCGGCATCGGTTCCAGTTTATCCAAACTGAAGCGGTGAGCGAGCGGGTAAAGGCAGCGACGGTAAAGGTGGCAATATACTGTGGCAATGAGATCGTGTCTGATCTGCAAACAGTTAAGTTTGAGAGTGCCTCGGAAGCTATAAGCGACCGGACGACGTGGGTGAGCCTCGTACTCAAGGATAGAAAGTATGATAAGAGGATCCCATGCCGACTCATTGTCCTCGATGCAGAGACTGGTGTTGAACAACTTAGTGTTGAAGTAATTATCGATCGGGCATTCTCAGATGACTTCTGA